One window from the genome of Chaetodon trifascialis isolate fChaTrf1 chromosome 20, fChaTrf1.hap1, whole genome shotgun sequence encodes:
- the LOC139349078 gene encoding netrin-G2-like — translation MGSVHDRCNGTGFCQCKDGATGAKCDDCLPGYYWKQGCYSNICDEEMLLCQNGGTCYQNQKCICPPEFKGVLCQHSRCEAGKDCNTASSLHLSTATLLLCTLLAHLLATLTPH, via the exons ATGGGTTCTGTTCATGACCGGTGTAACGGCACGGGCTTCTGCCAGTGCAAAGATGGTGCCACAGGGGCCAAGTGTGATGACTGCCTCCCAGGATACTACTGGAAGCAAGGCTGTTACT CTAACATTTGCGACGAGGAGATGCTCCTGTGCCAGAACGGAGGAACATGCTACCAGAACCAGAAGTGCATCTGTCCTCCAGAGTTTAAGGGGGTACTGTGCCAACACTCCCGCTGCGAGGCGGGAAAGGACTGCAACACCGCCTCCTCCCTGCACCTCTCCACGGCcaccctgctgctctgcactctgCTAGCCCACCTGCTGGCCACGTTAACTCCCCACTGA